CGCGCCTAGACGCTCGTTTGGTTGATTTCCTTTGCGAGCTCTACCAGCTTGGGAGCGAGCGCGTCCGCCGCCGTGCGTGGCTGGCCGGGTGCGAAGGTGTAGCGGAGGATGATCAGCCGGGCGTCGGCGGTCAGCCAGCCCACCTCGACGCCCGGGCCGGCGGAGCCGCCGGCGCCGCGGATCTGGCGGTAGGCGGCCTTGCCCAGGCCCTTGACGCTCGCGCCGCCCTCGGGGACGAGCTCCTCCTGGAAGACCTCGGCGTCGGCGGTCGTCACCGTCACGGACAGCACCAGGTCGGGGCGGGCGGCGCCCATCGACTGGACGGCGCAGGAGTAGGTCTTGTCGACCTTCTGCGCGCCGGCGATGTCGAACTTGACGCCCACGATCCGCTCGATCAGCACGTAGTCGAGCAGCTGGCACACCCCACCCGCGGCGGCCGCGGGATCTCGGGCGCCACCGGCGCGGGAGGGCGGGCGTGTCGGCGGCGGCCTCCGCTCCGCAGCCGGCGAGGAGCAGCAGCAACAGGCTGGCGCTGAGGCGTCGCGCACGCGTCCGCACGGTCGTGGGTCCTCCTGATCGGCGACGGCCTTGCCGGATCCGGTCCGTCGGCCACGATAGGGCCTCAGGCGGCGGCAGGAAAGCCCGGAAGGTGCGACACGATGTGTTTTGCGATCTCGAGGGAGCTGGTGGCGGCCGGCGAGGGGGCATTCAGCACGTGTACCTGCCGCTCGCTCGCCACGATCAGGAAGTCGTCGACCAGCGAACCGTCCGGCGCGATGGCCTGTGCCCGCACGCCCGCCTCGGTGCGCACAAGGTCGCCCTCGGTCACCTCCGGCACCAGGCGGGCGAGGCTCTGCGCGAAGCGGCGGGTGGAGAGCGAGCGGCGCACCTCGGTCAGGCCGTGGCCGAGGTGGCGCCTCGCCAGCCGCCACAGTCCGGAGTAGACGGCGAAGTCGGCGATGTCGCGGGGGTTGACGCGACGCCAGCTGTACCCCTCGCGGGCGAGCGCGAGCACGGCGTTGGGTCCAGCGTGGACGGTGCCGTCGACCATGCGCGTGAGGTGCACGCCCAGGAACGGGAACTGCGGGTCGGGCACCGGGTAGATCAGGCCGCGCACCAGGTCACGCCGCTCGGGGCGAAGCTCGAAGTACTCGCCGCGGAACGGGATGATCCGCGCCGGCGGGTCCACCCCGGCCAGCCGTGCGACGCGGTCGGCGTGGAGGCCGGCGCAGTTCACCAGGACGTCGGCGCGGATGTCGCCCGCCGTCGTCTCGATGATCTGCCGGTCGTCGCGGGCCACGATGCCGGTCACCTTGGTGCCGAAGCGCACCTCGGCACCCGCCTTCTCGGCGAGCGCGGCGAGCGTGTTGCACACCGCGGCGAAGTCGGCAATGCCGGTCGAGGCGACGTGGAGGGCTTGTACGCAGTTGACGTGCGGCTCGTACTCCGTCGCCTCCTCCCTCGTCAGCAGGCGCACCGGCAGGCCGTTGGCCACCGCCCGCTCGTGCAGCGCGCGCAGGCGGGGAAGCTCCTCGGCGTCGGTGGCGACGATCAGCTTGCCGCACACCTCGTGGCGGATGCCGTGCTCGGCGCAGAACTCCACCATCGACCGCGAACCCGCCCGGCAGAGCGTCGCCTTGAGGCTGCCCGGCTTGTAGTACACGCCCGCGTGGATCACGCCGGAGTTGTGGCCGGTCTGGTGCGCCGCCGCGCGGTCCTCCTTCTCCAGCACGGTCACCTGCGCATCCGGGAAGTCCTGGGTGATCCGGTGCGCGACGGCGAGGCCCACGATCCCGGCCCCGACCACGACAAACTTCGCCATGGCCGGACAGTACCCTCCGCCCGGCGCTCCCGGTCCTGGCCAGTCGGCCTGCCGACGCTTCAGCCGGCGGGGTCGCCGTCCACGTACGGGCAGTGGCGGCACCCGCGCCCGCAGCACGAGCCGCGCTTGGCGTGGAAGGCGGCGGTCAGCACGAAGAGGCCCGTGTCCGGGTCGAGGTAGCCCGCCTCTCCGGCCGCGAGCGCCGCGTCGTGGGCCGCGATGATCTCGGCGCGGCGGGGGTGCTCGGGGGACAGCCGGGACGGGTGTGGCTCGTGCAGGGTTCGGGGCGCGAGCCGGTCCACGCCCCGAACCCTATCGCCGGCCTACGTCACCGCCGGCTCGTAGGCCGACTCGGTGACGAGCAGGGCGGCCACCGCGCCGAGCAGTACCACCGTGCCGGCCATCGCCGCGGTCGAGAGCCGCTCCCCCAGCAGCGCCACCGCGATCCCGGCCGCCACCACCGGCTCGAGCAGCGCCACGACCGAGGCGGTCGCCGCGCGCACGTGGGCGAGGCCTGCGAAGAAGAGGCCGTACGCCAGCGCGCTCGGCACAGCACCGAGGTAGAGCAGCCACGCGAGCGTGCCGGCACTGTACGTGACGGTGGCCGGCAGGAGCCCTTCCACCAGCGCGAACGGCAGCAGGCACACCCCACCCACCACAAAGCCGGCGAACGCGGTGTCGTACGCCTGCCCCGAGGTGCCCCGGGCGCGGGTCAGGAGCGTGACGCCCGCGTAGCCGCACGCGGACAGGAGCGAGAGGGCAAGGCCGAGCGCGGGACGGGTACCGGTGCCGCCTGATCCGCTGGTCAGCAGGGCGAGGCCGGCGAGCGCGAGCACGACGGAGACCGCGCCGGCCCGGCCGAGGCGCTCGCCCATCGTGACCCGCGCGCCGAACGCGATCAGCACCGGACCCGCGCCGAGCGTGACGACCGTGGCGACGGCGAGCCCGACGTAGGCGACCGCGCCGTAGAACGCGGTCTGGTACACGGCCAGCCCGAGACCGATCGCGACGAGGTCGCGCCTTCTCGCGCGGCGCGGCGCGGGGGCGGCCCGGCGGCGGCGGAATGCGAGCACCGCGCCGAGGATGGCGACGCCGATGACCATCCGCCACCAGGAGACGGCGATGGGGCCGAGACCGCTGTCCCGGTAGAGGATGGCCGCGGCCGCTCCGCCCGAACCCCAGGCGGCAGCGGCGACGGCGATGAAGAGGAAAGGCATGCGAAGACTCCACTGTGGATGGCTGACGGGACCGCGGGGATGCGGGCGGCAGCCATCGGCCGCGGGACCTCAGGACCGGTCCGGCGGCGTGGGCTCAGTGGAGAAGCCGCCCGCTAGCGGACGGGTGGAGGAAGCACGCCAAGATGCACGCCCACAAACCTAGCCGGCCGCCACGAAAACGTCGCCGGAATTCCTGCCACAGGCTGTCAGTCGCCACCCCGCATGATGCCCGCATGAACAATTTCGACTTCCTCATCGGCACCTGGGACGTCACGAACCGCTACCTGACCAAGCGGTTGGCTGGCAGCGACGAGTGGGAGGAGTTCCCCGGGCGCGCGGCGTCACGGGCGTTCTTCGAGGGCGCCGGCAACTTCGACGAGATCGTCTTCCCCACGAAGGGCTGGCGCGGCGCGACGGTCCGCACGTACGACCCGGCGACGGAACTCTGGTCGCTCTACTGGGTCAGCAGCCGCACGGGCCGCATGGACCCGCCGGTGGTGGGGCGGTTCGTGGACGGCGTGGGCGAGTTCACGGGCACAGACGTGTGGGAGGGGCAACCGGTGCGGGTGCGCTTCATCTGGTCCGACATCACCGCGGACGGGGTGCACTGGCAGCAGGCCTTCGCGACCGGGGACGGCGCGTGGGAGACCAACTGGCACATGTACTTCACCCGCGTGTCCGACGGCCCGGAAAGACTCTAGGCGGGGGTGCGACCGTGGTAGCCGTTTCAGACGATCCAATTAGAAGCAGATCCGGGCTACCGCGGCGTCCGCGGTGGTCCGGACCGTTGCTCCCGCGGCCTCACCCTCCGCAGTCCCCCAGCTCACCCCAAAGAGCCCGCTCCCGCGAATCCAGGGGGTGATCTCGAAGCTCACGGTCCCGCAGGACGGGCCGCGCGCGGCCTTACCCTCGGCGGTCGACCAGCCCTTCAGGCCGAAGATCGGACCGTGATATGGATCCGCCCTTGTGGGGGCGCAGCCCTACAACTATCTGCCCGGCTCCGGCCACAATCCCGGACCCGTCGGCGGCCGCACGGGGCGCCTGAGCACCGCGGAGGGCAAGGCCGCTGGAGTAACGGTCCGGACCACGGCGGACATCGCAGTAGCCCGCCATCTCGTCGGGGGTTGAACTTTCCAGAAAAGGCTCACCCCGACCGCGAACGTCTCTAGGTCCGCCTCCGCGGTTGGCCGACCAGTCCCGACCCGACCCACGCCCAGGGGGCTCTCAAGCTGGGCGCAGCAATGCGCCCAGCTTGAGACGTGCGTTCACTGGCGCCGGTCGGCCGCGAAGGCGGGGCATCAGGCCGGTCCGGGAGCCACGCGAGCGCGCCTCCCGTGCACGCGACCGCGCCCGACAAAACACAGCGCCCGCCCGATCTCGCGATCGGGCGCCGGGGTGTCGCTCAGCTGCAGCCGCTGGTGGAGCCGCAGCCCTCGCAGACGTAGCAGCTGCCCGCGGGCCGCATCTTGGTGCCGCAGGTGAAGCAGAGCGGCGCGTCCGCCGCCTTGCCGATCACGGCCTCCAGCAGCTCGGTCGACGAGCCCACCTGGAGCAGTGGCTTGGCCGGCGCCTCCTCGGAGGTGGCCGACTGGGGCGGGACGGGTGCGGAGACCGGGGCCGACTGGGCCATGCCGGCCAGGTCGAGCGTGGTGCCCTCCGACTCGGCCGCGATCTGGGCGGCGCGCTCCTTGGCGGTGAAGATGCCCAGCTCGGCACGGCGCTCGTACGGCAGGAAGTCGAGCGCCAGCCGCCGGAAGATGTAGTCCATCACCGACGCCGCCATGCGGATGTCCGGGTCGTCGGTCATGCCCGCCGGCTCGAAGCGCATGTTGGTGAACTTGCCGACGAACGTCTCCAGCGGCACCCCGTACTGCAGGCCGATGGAGATGGCCACCGAGAACGCGTCCATCACGCCGGCCAGCGTGGAGCCCTGCTTGGACATCTTGAGGAAGACCTCGCCGAGGCCGTCGTCCGGGTACGACGAGGCGGTGAGGTAGCCCTCCGCCCCGCCGACCGAGAACGAGACCGTCTCGGAGGGGCGCTTCTTCGGCAGGCGCTTGCGGATCGGGCGGTACTCCACGACCTTCTCCGGCGCGACGGCCACCTCGGCGGCCGGCTTCTTCGCGACCGACAGCGGCTGGCCGACCTTGCAGTTGTCGCGGTAGATGGCCAGCGCCTTGAGGCCGAGCTTCCAGCCCTCGTAGTAGATCTGCTCGACGTCCTCGACGGTGGCCGACTCCGGCATGTTGACCGTCTTGGAGATGGCGCCGGAGATGAACGGCTGCACCGCCGCCATCATGCGCACGTGTCCCATCGGCGCGATCGAACGCTCGCCCATCGCGCAGTCGAACACCGCGTAGTGCTCCGGCTTGAGGCCCGGCGCGTCGATCACGTGGCCGTGGTCGGAGATGTGCTCGACGATCGCCTCGACCTGCTCCTCGGGGTATCCGAGAGCGCGCAGCGCCCGCGGGACCGTCTGGTTGACGATCTGCATCGAGCCGCCGCCGACCAGCTTCTTGAACTTGACCAGCGCCAGGTCGGGCTCCACACCCGTCGTGTCGCAGTCCATCATCAGGCCGATCGTGCCGGTGGGCGCGAGCACGGAGGCCTGCGAGTTGCGCCAGCCGTTCTTGTCGCCGACCTTGTTGCCCTGGGTCCACTGCTTGGTGGCCTCGCGCACGATCGAGGCGGCCATCGGGTGCGACGGCTTGATCTCGTCGTTGGCCGCGGCGTGCTTGCGCATGACCCGCTTGTGCGGCTCGGCGTTGCGCGCATACCCCTCGTACGCCCCGACCACGCCGGCCATCTCGGCCGAGCGCCGGTAGGCGGTGCCGGTCATCAGCGAGGTGATCGCGCCGGCGACCGCGCGGCCGCCCTCCGAGTCG
The window above is part of the Phytohabitans houttuyneae genome. Proteins encoded here:
- the lhgO gene encoding L-2-hydroxyglutarate oxidase; this encodes MAKFVVVGAGIVGLAVAHRITQDFPDAQVTVLEKEDRAAAHQTGHNSGVIHAGVYYKPGSLKATLCRAGSRSMVEFCAEHGIRHEVCGKLIVATDAEELPRLRALHERAVANGLPVRLLTREEATEYEPHVNCVQALHVASTGIADFAAVCNTLAALAEKAGAEVRFGTKVTGIVARDDRQIIETTAGDIRADVLVNCAGLHADRVARLAGVDPPARIIPFRGEYFELRPERRDLVRGLIYPVPDPQFPFLGVHLTRMVDGTVHAGPNAVLALAREGYSWRRVNPRDIADFAVYSGLWRLARRHLGHGLTEVRRSLSTRRFAQSLARLVPEVTEGDLVRTEAGVRAQAIAPDGSLVDDFLIVASERQVHVLNAPSPAATSSLEIAKHIVSHLPGFPAAA
- a CDS encoding DUF5522 domain-containing protein is translated as MDRLAPRTLHEPHPSRLSPEHPRRAEIIAAHDAALAAGEAGYLDPDTGLFVLTAAFHAKRGSCCGRGCRHCPYVDGDPAG
- a CDS encoding DMT family transporter, with product MPFLFIAVAAAAWGSGGAAAAILYRDSGLGPIAVSWWRMVIGVAILGAVLAFRRRRAAPAPRRARRRDLVAIGLGLAVYQTAFYGAVAYVGLAVATVVTLGAGPVLIAFGARVTMGERLGRAGAVSVVLALAGLALLTSGSGGTGTRPALGLALSLLSACGYAGVTLLTRARGTSGQAYDTAFAGFVVGGVCLLPFALVEGLLPATVTYSAGTLAWLLYLGAVPSALAYGLFFAGLAHVRAATASVVALLEPVVAAGIAVALLGERLSTAAMAGTVVLLGAVAALLVTESAYEPAVT